CCCAACATTATCTTTGTCGTCGAGTCTTACCTCGGCCTTCTTCAAGGCATAGACCGCTTTGTCGAATAAATTTtctttgatataaaaattggccGCAACTGCATATGTGTTCCAGTCTACTGCCATGTGGGGTTGAGTTTCAGCTTCTTTTAAACAGTTTTCCACTGCCTCTATATCAGATCTTCCTCCGTATGAGTTAATGCATAATCTATAGCTATAATTATCCGGTAAAAGCTTGTTTTTCTTCATTTCAGCTAGAACATCAGGAACCTTGTCATATTTTCCAATGTTGGAGTAAAGGCACATGATGTCATTATAAGTGAGCGTTGTAGATGCAAAACCCATCTCCTTCATTTTCTCGAAATGAGCTAAGGCCTTGTCTACTTGGCGTTGTCGAACATAGCAGTTCAGAAGAGCACCGTATGTTTTGTTATTCTTGTCTGCATCTTGTAAGCTGTTAAAGTAATTTTCTGCAGATAAAAAACCATGGACTCTACCAATGAGATCGAGTTGAACAGCGTGTTCAGTTGATGTGAATTTAAAAAGCCCCTTTGCATATATCCACTCTGAAACCTACATAATTAGAAGCAGTGATTTAAACATTGGAATCTAGAATATAACTAACCATTTAATAAAAATTCTAAAAGGTATAGAAATAAGCCTTGTTTGATTTAGTCAATGGATACTGAAGCTAAATGGCTAATCAAAACAAAGACAGCGGTAACACGCCTCCATGCAAGTTGCTAAAAGTACCATTGATTCGTATTTCACACCGAAGAGAAAATACACCACCAGGTTAACAAAATGCGTATAGTCTATAACTCCCATGATTCATGAGCAACAGCGAACAAATATGTCAAGATGGCGATTCATGTACCTTATGCACTCCCATTACTACATTACATATAAAAGTCTACAATTATGACTTCAAAGTTCAAACACGTACTTACGGCGAACCTAGTGACAACCAAAACCAGAGAACTCACTTTAGTTAGTGCACCACCAAGTTTCCCTCTTTGGTATGAAATAAGAGAATCAATAATGCACCCTGTCTTACAATTTCTCAACAAGTCTGCGACTTTGAAGATTGTCGCACACGTTAATTTTTCCTGGCACCTTCGTACATTCgacccccaccaccaccacgcaATTGCgagagccattgaggcactgcggtaatgttgttgttgttgtaccgTTGTAGCAAAAGCCTCGTATTTACATCTCAATATCACATTGACACAAACCCATATCATTCACGAAAACAGGCACTAACATATCATATACCCGCGAACTCAGAATCACAAACACACATCCATATCCTAGTATCCTACTCATAAGTCATAACCACTAGCGCTATTGACATCCAAGTAGTAATCCCACTGCTAGAATGTCTCAGAAGGTCCTTATGCACGCAGCCTTACCTCTATAAATCATCGAGGCTACTTCCAAGCATAATCAAACTTCCCTATAAAAATCTCTATGATTCAAATTTCCCCAAACAATCATCTTACAAAgcaaatataaatccaaaaatacAAACATACTCCGTGTTTCCTCCTCACCCGAATGAATATAATGGTTTTCAAACAAAAATACAAATCATTAGACAATCATAAAATGCCGCCTCACCCGGTGTTCAAACAACAACACACATTAACTATCTAGCAAATACTAAACATACCCATTATTCCAAATATTAACGAAGCGAGGTTTCGCCCTCCCTGAGCACTAAAAGATGGAATTTTTAGTTCAAAGTTTCGATCTTTTGTCCAAAACATTACAAAAACATACTCATTGGTATCGGTATCTCTAATACGCCTTTGTATTTCTCGTATAAAAAACAGTATGAAACATTCCTGAGAATAGAAGGGGatatatataatactccctccgtatcaatcatttgtttaccttttatattctttgtgaCGAGTACGTACCcaaatgattgggatttgggaCAGATGGAGTCTTTTACTACTATTCAATCGCCAATCCGGTATTTCAAATTCTGATTCCGCCACTGAAtctaaacccaattcaaattaaacctaacaaaacaaaagaaaaacagaAATGACTACCTCAAGAGCGTGGCTGAACCGTTTTCGCTTGCGTAAATCGAGAATGATTCTTTGTAACTCACCAAAACAAaccttgttaccattatcaaccCAATTATCAAGCTCAGGTTTAATGGCGATCCGAGGATTTCCCAAAGGAGAAACCTTGTTATACAAGGTATCTTTCTTTCCTGAAGTGCAGTAATTTCTACCTTCACGGACGCCATTAGAGTGGCCAATTAAAGCTCTTCCTACTAAGATTTGAGTTTGatttaattttgattttaattGGTTTAGCATTGTGTATAGTTTGGAGCTCATTTTTTCATGAAAAAATGTTAGGGTTTTGTTTGATTGATTTGaggaaatttgaatttatgtcaattggaaaatttgggggtttattGGTTTTACAAGGGTTTTTAGTTTGATAGGTGATTTTTGTCATTTTagcattttttttttgggttttttttgtcaaaaactaccttatatttatgggtatttgtaaaaagactaccttacattattttttttgttttcaactaccttcgttttctttatttttgtttaatAACTACTTATGCTGAAAATCTGAAGAGATTTGGCCAGTTTAACGACATTAGCGTATCCCACATGACTCTGTTAACATCAGATAACAATTATCAACTACGACCAACTTCCAATTAAACTTCAGACAAGCAAAACTTATGCTTATATACTACAATAATAACTACAAATATTCACTAAAGTAAAGTGTAAGTACATCTTAATTTCCCCGAAATCGGGCCTACGTAAGATTAAATCAATAAAAAGTCTTATGAGATAGATTAATGCCGGAAAATTGACCAAATATGGCTATACTCTTGGCATAGGTAGTTattaaacaaaaataaagaaaacaaaggtagttgaaaacaaaaaaaataatgtaaaGTTGTCTTTTTACAAATACCCTTAAATATAAGAtagtttttttacaaaaaaaCCCTATTTTTTTCGTTGTGTTTTAGGGTAAGCAACTAAGCATCGGTCTAAGATCGGATGAGATTGAGATCGGAAGAGGTGTCCGAAACATGACAAGATGAATTAGGTGGATGAGATCGGAGTAAAATATCCGGCCTCTATTGAGATTAAATTGGACTTTTGATTCCGTCTAATTTTAGTTTAAAATGGAAAAAATGGGATTTGATAAAGAGAGATAATTTTTGTAAATTTAAATTTTGCTTAATCAAATAAAATAGGGTTATTTCCATTGGTAGCCTCGAGTTATCCACTTTTCTCACTGGTACCCTCGCCTTTTTATAATCTCCAATTATACCCCTTAACTTTCTTCTTTACTCCCAACTGTTACCATAACTATTTTCCGTCAAATACTTCCGTTAGATTTTGTGACTCAGCTGCTAAATGTACATTCTCTCTCCCAAAATCCACTCTAAAAGCTCACTGTACATAAGGTAAGCCTACCTCATTTTGCTTTCGCAGTTTGGCTATGGTGATGACATCTCATTTTAACTTTCTATATACAACTAATATACTGAATATACTCCATTTGATTCTCGAAAAACTTGGCTGTGGAGTACTAGATTAATCCTCAACACTTCATCTTGTTCACTATACTGAATATACTCCATTTGATTCTCGACATTCGTTGATATCTCCAATTAGAAGATGAATAACTCAATTTCTCTTTTCCAGGTTTGTCTGACATCTTCTAACTTTTAATCATTTGTACCATGATtgtttttcatgtttaaatttgcAATTTCTATGGTTTTCTTTGTTGGGTTTAATAACAAATCACTAGTTTATTGTTTCTGATTCTTTTTGGAGAATGATAAATGTGATGTACAAATAAATCTCTTTTAAGACGGATAATATCGTCTTAATAGAGCTTTTGTGAAGTAATTAAAGGCTGAAGCTAGATACTTGGAATTAAAGGAGGGAATCTAGCAAATTTGACAGTAGATGAATGTGTTTCTCAAACAAAAACTTTCATGTTTCATAGCAACAATTCTTGATCTTGTCTTCCTGTTTGTAAAGACATGCCAATTTCATGTTTTAGAACCAAAACAAAACATTACAGCAACTGCTAAAGACATAAAGGAGATTGGTCTTCTTGCTAACTAGCATTCCATATCAGTCATAATACAAAATCAACTGCTATTATATCAGCAATTCTTCATCTTGTCTTCCTCTTATGAACCTTGCTTGATGAACCATGGACTGAAGCGGCTGCTGATGTCTGGGTGTTGACAATTTCAGCTGCAAATTCTGTTTCAGTATTGCCCAAAACTGCACCCTCTAAGTCTTCTAGTGAGTCAAAAAGTTTGATATGTGACTTGTCACTCATCTTGTTACAACGATTGGTAATCTTACCTTGCATTTCTCCCCTCTCTTTTGCAGTTTGATATGTGACTTGCCACTCATGTGTGTGTTGATAAATTTGACGAAGAATCAGAAAAACAAGTAGAGGAAGTTGAATAGGGCAAAGAGGAAGTTGAATAGGGCAAACAAGCAGAGGTAGCAGGAATATATGAATTTTAATCGTGGATTTTGGGAGGGAGATATATAGTACACGTTGTCAAAAATCTAACGGAAGTATTTGACGGAAAATAGTTATGGTAACAGTTGGGAGTAATGAAGAAAGTTAAGGGGTATAATTGGAGATTATGAAAAGGCGAGGGTACCAGTGAGAAAAGTGGATAACTCGAGGCTACCAATGGGAATAACccaataaaatatttaaataaactACTTTATCGAGTTGTAAGGGTAACTTTGATCACTAACTATAAGTCTTTAGTTTGAGTGTTGTAACTGCAGTAGTGTCAAAACTCATGAGTAAGAGTATCATCGCTCAAATGTGAGGAAGAACTTCCATTAGAGGTTGATGCTTCATTATCTAATACGAAGTACATTAAACATCTCTTTTAAGCATTACTATGAGACACTTATGGAAACGAAAAACGTTTAAAAATTCATGAAGATACAACGTCACAATAGCAAAATGATTTGCTTTTCTTAATTCTCAAAATATCGAAAATATACACAAAGATCCAAAGAGCCTTAATTTGAAATTTTAGGGCCGCGAACACACTGCTATCCTTTATACTATCCTAACTCGTCAACAATGAAAAGAATTGTATCCTAAAGATACTAAATAAACTAAAAAATAAAGTCGAATTTAGTGGGTATATCATGAGAAAACAATGGTCAAAATTGACAATCAAAGCCAAATGGGCCGATATAAAATTATAAACGGGAAAGAGGGAGCAACAATCAAGAGCCTCACTGAATCGCCTGCATACCGAGCAGATAATCATCCTTTGCCATAGCATCGAAATCCACTGTCAACTTCCCTGTGCTTTTATTCTGCAAGTCAATAGCTATAATTATTCACTGTTCTTGACGGTGGACACCCccgtttacaccaaaaaaaataaGTCACAATGTCTGAATTCTGTAGCTGATTGCAACAATGTCAGTAGAAACTTCAGATGTCTCAAATGCCGAACATATCTGACAAATTCTTCGCTTTTTAGGCATCATGCCAAGTTATTTCAGGTATTGAGCGAAGGATCATTTTCGTCTTTTCATTTTCACTCAGTTAATCAGCCTTCATTCAATTTTTCCAAAGGCCGTCAATATTCTTGCCATGTCGGACATATGCCTTCATCAAAGTATGATACAAGGGTCTATTACCCGGATCCACATTTCTCAACAGTTCGACAAAGGATTCAGCCTCTTCTAAACTACCATGGTCACCAACCCAACTTAGAAGACTATTAATGACTTGCTGATAAGGTCTCCACCCTTCATTTGGTACATAAAACGACAATCCTACCTTCATGCACCTAATTGCCTTGTGCATCTCACCCTTTGCCTGGTACATTCCCGCTAATATGCTCCACGTGTTTGGGTGACAAGACCTTCCCTTCTCCAGCAACTCATTAAGCATGGCCTCTCCTTTCTCGGCCAATCCCCGGTTCAAATAACCTAGGATGACAATATTAGGAACCCGGAAATCATACACATTGTCAGATGAGTCCCACTCCTTTAGGACCTTTTCGGCTTCTTCTAGGGCACCGATTTTCACAAGGGATTCCAATACAGTAATAAACTCGTTGTTAATACACTTCCTGCTAACGTTCTTTTCAAGTTCCCACAATCTCAATATTTCATCCTTATTTCCGAGTTTAGCATAAAGGGAAATTAGAAAACTATACCCAGCTTTATCTTTGTGATCAAATCTTACCTCTGCCTTTTTCAAGGCATAAACCGCCTTGTCAATCAAGTTTTCAGTTAAATAAAAATTGGCCGCAGCTGCATATGTGTTCCAGTCTACTTCCATGCGGGGTTGAGTTTCGGCTTCTTTTAAACAGTTTTCCACTGCCTCTATATCAGATCTTCCTACGTATGAATTAATGCATAATCTATAGCTATAGTTATCCGGTAAAACCTTGTTTTTCTTCATCTCAGTTAGAACATCAGGAACCTTGTCAAATTGTCCAATGTCGGTGTAAAGGCACATGATGTCATTATAAGTGAGCGTTGTACATGCAAAACCCACctccttcattttctcaaaatGAGTTAAGGCCTTGTATACTTGGCGTTCTCGGACATAGCAGTTCAGAAGAGCATCACATGTTTTGTTAGTCTTCTCTGCATCTTGTAAGCTATAGAAATATTCTTCGGCAGATAAAAAACCACGGACTCTACCAATGAGATCGAGTTGACCAGCGTGTTCAGTTGGCGTGAATTTAAAAAGCCCCTTTGCATACATCCACTCTGAAACCTACATTATTAGAAGCAATGGTTTAAACATTGGAATCTAGAATATAACCAACCAGGCAACCATCTAATAAAAATTCGAGATGTTATAGAAATAAGCCTCGTTTGATTCATTCAATGGATATTGAAGCTACATTGCTCATCAAAACAAAGACAGTGGTAACACGCCTCCATGCAAGTTGCTAGAAGCACCATTGATTCGTATTTCACACCTAAGAGAAAATACACCACCAGATTAACTATATGCGTATCATATATGTCGCCCATGATTCATGAGCAATAGCGAACAAATATGTCAAGATGGCCATTCATGTACCTTATGCACTCCCATTACATACTACATTACATATAAAAAGTCTACAATTATGACTTCTTCTTGTGGAGAACCTAACGACAATCAAAATCAGAGAATTCTCTTTAGTCGATACACCACCAATAATGCACCCTGTCTTACAATTTTCCCACCAAGCCTGCGACTTTGAAGATTAGATTGTCGCACGTTTATTTTTCCTGGTACCATCGTAcattgcgggagccattgaggtactatggtaatgttgttgttgtaccATCGCAGCAAAACCCTCATATTTACATCTCAATATTTCATTGACACAAACCCCTATCATTAACGAGTGCAGACACTAACAAATTATTTAACCACGAATTCAGAAGGATGACCACTCATTCATATCCTACTCATAAGTCATAACCATTAGCCGTATTGGCATCCAAGTAGTAATCCCACTAGCTATAATGTCTCTGAAGGTCCAAATGCCCGCAACCTTACCCCTATGAATTGTCTAACCTACTCCCAAGCAATAAAGCATAACCAAATCCCCTATGAAAATCTCTATAATTCAAAATTCCCCAACAAAAATATCCTCAGCCTCACCCGAATTAAACATAGAGGGTTTGAAACAAAAACACACATCACCAGACCATCATAAAATGCCGCATTGTGtacctaaataaactggtcaagTCGAAACACACATTAATCATCTTGTAAGTATTTAACATACCGAATTTACTCATTTTCCTGAACTGTGGCAAAGTGAGGGGTATAGCACGGAGTCAGGGACTCTTACCCCCCAAAGCAATAAAAGTTCACATAAATTTTGGGAAATGACAATGTCGGTTGAGGATAAAAGCTCCGGCCTATATATGAGTTATACATGTAAAGATCCCACGAGAATTAGATAAGAGAATTCCACTAtataaggcaaggggctactccctctattgacaattggttttagagtggaacctcTTGGGCTTGTATTGTGGACTCGTTCTCCTCCGTTCGGGTGCGGCCCAGGCCTCTGTTGTTGAATTTAACAATGTCACTACATTTTTGTTAATGCCTGTTGTTGAATTTAACAATGTCACTACATTTTTGTTAATGCCACAACAATACAAGTTAAGTCTAAGGGCATGTTACTATTCACCGTCTTTGGGTGGCATTGGTAATTTCGGAGTGGCATTAATGCATTATGCATTTATGCCTTCACTAAATTTTAGCTAAAGGTTTCGATTTTCTCAAGGTTACTACATTGTATTGCTAATTCGCCCCCTAAAATTTTCAGCCTATGCTAAATTGGTAAAAGTTGGAACTTTTAGTTGAAAGTTTCGATCTTTAGTCTCTCTTAGGACGACAatatccgtcttaaacaagaatttgtgcatACTCTTATATTGGCATTCCCAATACAATACATCTTTGTATTTCTCGTATAAAATACAGTTCCCCCTAAAATTTACGGTAATTCAAATTCTAACTCCGTCACTGAATCCAAACACCATTCAAATttcatcaaacaaaataaaagaaaagaaaaactgAAATGATTACCTCAAGAGCATGACTGAACTGTTTTCGCTTGCGAAAATCGAGAATGATCCTTTGTAACTCCGCAAAACAAACCTTTTTGCCATTATCAACCCAATTATCAAGCTCAGGTTTAATGGCGATCGAATGATTTCCCAAAGCACTTACCTTGCAATACAAGGTATCTTTCTTTCTTTTAGTGTAGTAGTTTCTGCTTTCACGGACGCCATTAGAGTCGCCAATTAAAACTCTTCCTATTAATATTTGAGCTTGatttaattttgattttaattGGTTTAGCATTGCAGCTCATTTTTTCATGAAATAATGTTAGGGTTTTGACATAATGGTGTGGGGGTTTTATTTGATTGATTTGGGGAAATTAGAATTTTGTCAATTGGAAAATTTGAGGATTTATTAGTTTAGGAGAGTTTTTAGGCATAGCATTTTAATCAAGTGCGGATTTGGACCGGATATTTAACagatttatgtttttttttttggaccaTAGAAAAGTGGATTAGCGGGTTTAGGACAAATTAATGGGTCGGGTACTGTATTTTTCTCAAAATGCGGGTACTGTATTTTTCTCAAAATGCCATTTTTCTCAAAATGTCTTTCCCTTACCCGCTTATTTGGCAGGTGCGATGAGCTGTGTTCAACGGACGAGATGATCCATGAACTTTAGCATTATGTTGTTTTTCGTGGTATCGGATAAGATCGGATTGGAGATGAGTCGCATGACCAAATGCCCCGACGAACGAAAAGATGAATTAAGTGGGCCGCAAATCAACTGAATTGAATTCTTTTGGTCCGATTTTATCTTAAATTGAAATGCTAATAATTAGTGTCTGGGTTAATAGGTAACTTTAAGTTTCATTACATCAAATAACATAGTTAATTGAGGTAACATTTGGAGTTTAGTTCAAGAAGTCGGAATAGATTTGAATAGAATGAGTTAGCGAGATACCATATGCATGGATGAATGGATTTATAAGCCTAAACATATTTAGTTCTTGTTTGGTTTACTCTACAATTGTATAGACGAGGAATGTAGTTTGAAACTTGATGAAAATGTGGGTATGAGAATTCAAAGAGTTATGGTGGAAATAAGAATTCATTAGGTTTATAACTTTATTTCAAAATGCCTGACCCAACCAGTAGCATCGATTAAAATCATACCATTCCACCCAACTTACTCAACCAAACACCCCTTTAGTCTTCCTTCTGTGTCGTAGAGTTTGGAGAGAGAACTTTAATTAGAGGTTGGTGCTTCATTAGCTACAGGTTTACAACATTACATATCTATTTTAAACGTTATTATAATACATTTATGGAAAAAAAACGTTAAAAAGGTATGAAGATACAACATCACAATTGCAAAATGA
This sequence is a window from Silene latifolia isolate original U9 population chromosome 8, ASM4854445v1, whole genome shotgun sequence. Protein-coding genes within it:
- the LOC141596081 gene encoding pentatricopeptide repeat-containing protein At4g21705, mitochondrial-like isoform X1 gives rise to the protein MSSKLYTMLNQLKSKLNQTQILVGRALIGHSNGVREGRNYCTSGKKDTLYNKVSPLGNPRIAIKPELDNWVDNGNKVCFGELQRIILDLRKRKRFSHALEVSEWIYAKGLFKFTSTEHAVQLDLIGRVHGFLSAENYFNSLQDADKNNKTYGALLNCYVRQRQVDKALAHFEKMKEMGFASTTLTYNDIMCLYSNIGKYDKVPDVLAEMKKNKLLPDNYSYRLCINSYGGRSDIEAVENCLKEAETQPHMAVDWNTYAVAANFYIKENLFDKAVYALKKAEVRLDDKDNVGYSFLISLYAKLGKKDEILKLWELEKNIGRKCINRDFITLLESLVKVGALEEAETVLKEWESSNNVYDYRVPNVVILGYLNRGLAEKGEVMLNELLEKGRPCHPNSWSILAGFYQAKGEMHKAMSCMRVALSFYVPKGWRPYNQIINDLLSWVGDYGSLEEAESFVGLLRNVNPVNRPMYHALMKAYIRNGKNVDGLLEKMKADKLSEDEKTKMILSSIP
- the LOC141596081 gene encoding pentatricopeptide repeat-containing protein At4g21705, mitochondrial-like isoform X2; this translates as MIWVCVNVILRCKYEAFATTVQQQQHYRSASMALAIAWWWWGSNVRRCQEKLTCATIFKVADLLRNCKTGCIIDSLISYQRGKLGGALTKVSEWIYAKGLFKFTSTEHAVQLDLIGRVHGFLSAENYFNSLQDADKNNKTYGALLNCYVRQRQVDKALAHFEKMKEMGFASTTLTYNDIMCLYSNIGKYDKVPDVLAEMKKNKLLPDNYSYRLCINSYGGRSDIEAVENCLKEAETQPHMAVDWNTYAVAANFYIKENLFDKAVYALKKAEVRLDDKDNVGYSFLISLYAKLGKKDEILKLWELEKNIGRKCINRDFITLLESLVKVGALEEAETVLKEWESSNNVYDYRVPNVVILGYLNRGLAEKGEVMLNELLEKGRPCHPNSWSILAGFYQAKGEMHKAMSCMRVALSFYVPKGWRPYNQIINDLLSWVGDYGSLEEAESFVGLLRNVNPVNRPMYHALMKAYIRNGKNVDGLLEKMKADKLSEDEKTKMILSSIP
- the LOC141596086 gene encoding pentatricopeptide repeat-containing protein At4g21705, mitochondrial-like encodes the protein MLNQLKSKLNQAQILIGRVLIGDSNGVRESRNYYTKRKKDTLYCKVSALGNHSIAIKPELDNWVDNGKKVCFAELQRIILDFRKRKQFSHALEVSEWMYAKGLFKFTPTEHAGQLDLIGRVRGFLSAEEYFYSLQDAEKTNKTCDALLNCYVRERQVYKALTHFEKMKEVGFACTTLTYNDIMCLYTDIGQFDKVPDVLTEMKKNKVLPDNYSYRLCINSYVGRSDIEAVENCLKEAETQPRMEVDWNTYAAAANFYLTENLIDKAVYALKKAEVRFDHKDKAGYSFLISLYAKLGNKDEILRLWELEKNVSRKCINNEFITVLESLVKIGALEEAEKVLKEWDSSDNVYDFRVPNIVILGYLNRGLAEKGEAMLNELLEKGRSCHPNTWSILAGMYQAKGEMHKAIRCMKVGLSFYVPNEGWRPYQQVINSLLSWVGDHGSLEEAESFVELLRNVDPGNRPLYHTLMKAYVRHGKNIDGLWKN